AAACGGCAGGCTTTTGCCCTCGGGAAAGCCCGGAACGCCGTTGGAGATCCCGGCCCATGAAACAGCTGTCCGAAGTGAAATTCTCAACCCTCGACCTGGTGCCTGTGCGCGCCGATGGCAATGCCGCCCAGTCCTTGCGCAATTCGCTGGACCTGGCGCAGCACGTGGAAAAATACGGCTACACCCGTTTCTGGGTGGCCGAGCACCACAACATGGATGGCATCGCCAGTTCTGCGACGGCGGTGTTGCTGGGTTATTTGGCGGGGGGGACTTCGACCATTCGTGTCGGCTCCGGCGGTGTCATGTTGCCCAATCACGCGCCGTTGATCATTGCCGAACAGTTCGGCACGCTGGAAAGCCTCTACCCGGGGCGAATCGACCTGGGGTTGGGGCGTGCGCCAGGTTCCGACCAGATGACGGCCCGGGCGCTGCGTCGCGAGCGTTCCGGTAGTGCGGACGATTTCCCCGAAGACGTGGCCGAGCTGATGCGCTATCTGGGCCCGCGCACCCCTGACCAACGCATCATCGCCATGCCCGGCACCGGCACCAACGTGCCGGTATGGTTGCTGGGGTCGAGCCTGTTCAGTGCGCAATTGGCCGGTGAGCGCGGTTTGCCCTACGCGTTCGCGTCCCATTTCGCTCCGCGCTACATGCACGAAGCCATTCGCATCTACCGCAACCATTTCAAGCCGTCGGCAGTGCTCGACAAGCCTTATGTGATGCTCGGCGTGCCGCTGGTCGCAGCCGACACCGATGAACAGGCCGATTACCTGGCGACGTCGGTGTACCAGCGGATCCTGGCGCTGATGCGCGGCCAGAGCCTGGTGCAGCGTCCGCCGGTCGAAACCATGAACGGCCTCTGGTTGCCCCATGAAAAAGAGGCGGTAGGCGATTTCCTTGGCCTGGCCATGGTCGGCAGCCCGCAGAAGATTCGCGCCAAGCTGCAAGTGCTGATCGAGCAAACCCAGGCCGATGAGCTGATTTTCACCAGTGACCTGTACGAGCATGCCGATCGCTTGCACTCCTACGAGTTGCTGGCGCAGGTCATGAAAGGCTGAATGACGCGCATAAAAAAGCCGACGCATTGCGTCGGCTTTGACGTTCGAAAAGAATCACTTTTTATAGACGATTTCTTTCGTACCGCCTTCACAGGTGCCTACGACTTTTCCGTCAGACGCTGCGCCTTTATCGACGATTTCCAGCGAATAACCTGACACGCCCTTGCCATCCAGCTTCGCTGCGATTTCGCTTTTCAGTTCTTCGCAGGGTTTGCCGGCCGCAAACGCACCACCGGCAAGGCTTAGCAAACCCAGGGCTACCATCAACTTTTTCATCGCTCGCACTCCTTGGTCGGATCAAATAGGGCAGGTATTGGTAAAACAGAATGCGCATACCATAGCGCATCGCCATTCCCTATGGCACTCCGCCAGCGTGCAAGTTCATCGATCCTCAGCTATTCACGATTCTGAACCCGACTTTGAGGGTGACCTGAAAGTGCGCGGCCCGGCCGTTTTCGATGTGTCCGCGGGTTTCCGTGACTTCGAACCACTCCAAGTGCTTGAGGCTTTTGCTGGCCTCGGCCAGGGCGTTATTGATGGCGTCTTCAATGCTGGTGGGAGACGAGCCGACCAGCTCGACTTTTTTGTAAGTGTGATGATCACTCATGAGGTTCTCCTTGGTTGTTTTTAACAGCCTAGCAGCGATTTTTCGTCATACGTGTGTCGCCGTTTGCGCGCTGAAGTTCAGATTTACTGCACTTTCAGAAACGACCGGAGTCCCAATTCACACACGCCACTCAACCACTGCAGGAGAGAGCCACCATGGCCAGCAATTCGTTACGCAAAGCCTCGTTGCAAAGCATGGAAGCGGAGATCGAGAGTCTGCTCAAGTCGTTGGAAAGCCTGAAGGACGATGCTTCGGACGAGTCGCGTAAGACCCTCAAGTCGCTCAAGGCCAATGCCGAGAACGCCCTGAAGCATTCTCGTCATCTGCTCAGCGACGCGTATGAAGAGGTCAAGGTGAAAACCCGTGAAACCGGGATCGCCACACGCGACTACGCGCAGGAGCACCCATGGACCACGGCCGGCGTTGCGGTCGGTGCGCTGGGTTTGCTGGCGGCTTACTTGCTGTGCAAACGCGGAGACTGAGTCGGTTGGCTCAGCTCATGCCTGAGCCACTGGGCCAGTTGCCGAGCGCGTCCGTCTGCGGCGCGCTTGGGTAGCCACAACGCCAGGCGCGCCGCCGTTTCATCGAAACCCCACGGCGCGACCAGGCGACCGGCGCGCACGTCCTCAGCCACCAGCGGCTCGGGCGCGATCGCCACGCCGAGCCCCGCTACGGCGGCCTCCAGCAAATAATACAAATGCTCGAATCCTTGCCCGAACTTCAATGCCCGGGGATCAAGGTCGTTTTGTTGTGCCCAGGTCGGCCAGGCCTGTGGGCGGGAGGTGGTGTGCAGCAACGATTCGTCCAGCAGCGCGCTGGCCGATGCGGCCTGCAAGCGGGCGAATCCGGCGTAGTGCGGGCTCATCACGGGGCCGATCCGCTCGCTCACCAGTTCATACACCTGCATGTCGGCCGGCCAGGGTGGTTCGGCGAATACCAGCAAGGCGTCCAGCCCCGGTCGCCTGGGGTCCAGGTCGCCCTCGCCGGCGGACAGGTGCAGGCGCAAATCCGGCAGGTCGGCATTGAGCCTACCCAGGCGGGGAATAAACCAGCGTGCCAGTAAGCTTCCCGAGCAGCCCAGGACGAACGGGGCATCGGCCGTACTTTGCGTCAGTTCCGCGCACACGCTGCGTAACCGTTCGAACGCGTCAGTGCTGGCATCACGCAGGCGCATGCCGGCATCTGTGAGTTTCAGGCCGCGCCCGTCCTTGATGAACAGGCTGATGCCTAAATGCTCTTCCAGTACCTTCAACTGTCGACTTACAGCGCCATGGGTGACGTGCAGCTGTTCGGCCGCCTGGCTTACGCTGTTCAGGCGGGCGGTGGCCTCGAAGGCGCGCAAGGCATTGAGGGGGGGAAGGTCGTGGCTCATGTTATCTGTGAGTTTTTCTGACAGGTTGTGGCGATCTTATCGGTTTTCAGTCGGGGATGTCAGGGGTAGAGTGAACCTCATTGTCTTTCAACGCATTTGCTTGGAGCGCCCGATGACCCAGTCCACGACCCCTTTCAACCTGCGCAGCGGTCCCGATGCCAACGGCCTGTTCGGGGCGTTCGGTGGCCGCTATGTGGCCGAAACCCTGATGCCGCTGATCCTTGATCTGGCCCGCGAATACGAAGTGGCGAAGGAAGATCCGGCGTTCCTGAAGGAATTGGCCTACTTCCAGCGTGACTACGTCGGACGTCCGAGCCCGCTCTACTTCGCCGAGCGCCTGACCGAATACTGTGGCGGCGCCAAGATCTATCTCAAGCGTGAAGAGCTGAACCACACCGGCGCGCACAAGATCAACAACTGCATCGGCCAGATCCTGCTGGCGCGGCGCATGGGCAAGAAACGCATCATCGCCGAGACTGGCGCCGGCATGCACGGTGTGGCCACCGCCACCGTGGCCGCGCGTTTTGGCCTCGACTGCGTGATCTACATGGGCACCACTGACATCGAGCGCCAGCAGGCCAACGTATTTCGCATGAAGCTGCTGGGCGCTGAAGTGATCCCGGTGGTCGCTGGCACCGGCACCCTGAAAGATGCAATGAACGAGGCCCTGCGCGACTGGGTCACCAACGTCGACAGCACGTTCTACCTGATCGGCACCGTGGCTGGCCCGCATCCGTATCCGGCGATGGTGCGCGACTTCCAGGCCGTGATCGGCAAGGAAACCCGCGATCAACTGCAAGCCCAGGAAGGTCGCCTGCCGGACAGCCTGGTGGCGTGCATCGGCGGCGGCTCCAACGCCATGGGCCTGTTCCACCCGTTCCTGGACGACAAGAGTGTCGAGATCATCGGCGTCGAAGCCGCCGGTTATGGCATCGAGACCGGTAAGCATGCGGCGAGCCTGAACGGCGGCGTCCCCGGTGTACTGCACGGCAACCGCACCTTCCTGTTGCAGGACGACGACGGTCAGATCATCGACGCCCATTCGATTTCCGCAGGTCTCGACTACCCCGGTATCGGTCCGGAACACGCCTGGTTGCACGACATTGGCCGCGTCCAGTACACCTCGGTGACCGACGCCGAAGCCCTGGAAGCCTTTCACAAATGCTGCCGACTGGAAGGGATCATTCCCGCATTGGAAAGCGCCCATGCCCTGGCCGAAGTGTTCAAACGCGCACCCAACCTGCCGAAAGATCACCTGATGGTGGTCAACCTGTCCGGCCGTGGCGACAAAGACATGCAAACCGTTATGCACCATATGGAACAGTCCCAGCAGGAGAAACACTGATGAGCCGCCTGCAAACCCGTTTTGCCGAACTCAAGGAACAGAACCGCGCCGCCCTGGTGACTTTCGTCACGGCTGGTGACCCGGACTACGACACGTCGTTGGCAATCCTCAAGGGCCTGCCAGCGGCCGGTGCCGATGTAATTGAGCTGGGCATGCCGTTCACCGATCCGATGGCCGACGGCCCGGCGATCCAGTTGGCGAATATTCGTGCCTTGGGTGCCCAGCAGAACCTGGCGAAAACGCTGCAGATGGTTCGTGAGTTCCGCGAAGACAACAGCGAGACACCGCTGGTGCTGATGGGGTACTTCAACCCGATCCACCGTTACGGCGTGCAGCGTTTCATTGGCGAGGCGCTGGAATCTGGCGTGGATGGCCTGATCGTTGTGGACATGCCGCCCGAGCACAACAGCGAACTGTGCGAACCGGCCCAGACAGCTGGCCTGGACTTTATCCGCCTGACCACGCCAACCACCGATGACGTGCGTTTGCCGACGGTGCTCAATGGCAGTTCGGGTTTTGTGTATTACGTGTCGGTAGCGGGTGTGACCGGTGCCGGTGCCGCGACGCTGGAGCACGTGGAAGAAGCCGTGGCGCGCTTGCGTCGCCACACCGATTTGCCGATCAGCATTGGTTTCGGTATTCGTACGCCGGAGCAGGCGGCGGCCATCGCACGATTGGCTGATGGGGTGGTGGTCGGCTCGGCGCTGATCGACCATATCGCCAATGCCGATACGTCGGAGCAGGCGATTGATGGTGTGTTGAGCTTGTGTGCCGCCCTGGCTGACGGTGTGCGCAAAGCGCGTGTCAGCTGATTGTTGATTCGACTCGCCACGAAAAAAGGGGTTCGGAACTGGGTTCTGAACCCCTTTTTTATGGCCTTAGCGCTGCTCTTGTGGCGAAGGGGTCAGGGCAACTCCAACCCGCCCCCCGCCTTGTGCAACTTGCGCAAATGCTCGCCGATTGCTTTCACATTGGCCTCGCTCGCCGCAATTTCAGCGGCGCGGCTCGGCTCAAGCAGCGCCCGGACTTCCTTGTCCAGGTCGCCTGTCAGCGTTTGAAGCTGCTTCTGACGCAAGCTGCTTTCTGATTCCAAGCGTTGCCACTCGCTGGGTTGCGGCAAGCCGTAGCCGCTGCTGCCCAGCAGTTCCGCCGGGCGGCTCAGGAAACCGCTGTTGGCGAGGATTTGCTGCAGCGTGGCGTTAGCCCTTTCCATGCCGCCATTCTGCAATTCACGGGCTCCGAGGTAACGCTGTTTGACTTCATCCTGCGCCAACAACAGTTGCCGACGATAACTGGCCTGTTCCAGCAGCAACAGCGCCGCGCTGGTGCGCAGGTCGGCCTGTTCGAACCAGGCGTGGCGTTCATCGGCGTCCAGAGCCAGCCAGTCTTCCACCGTTTGTTGCTTGATCGGCAGATACTTCTTCAGCACATCGAACATCGCCTGGTATCGCTCGCGGAATGAGTCGAAGCGGTAGCCCAGGCGCAAGGCTTCCTTGGGATCATCCAGCACGCTGGTATCCGCCAGGCCCCGACCCTTGAGTACTTCCAGCAGGCCGTTGGGCATGATGCTGTCCAGGCCGTTCAGCTGCGCGTTATTGCTGCCGCTGCGCAGCAGCTTCAAGCTTTCCACGGCGCAGTTGTTGGACAGGAAGTAATAGTTGCCGTCGTAGCTCCAATGCATTTCGGCGGCATGCTCGACCGTCTCCTCGATCTCGGTGCGCGACAGGTTCAGCGGTACCGATGCCAGGCTGCGCAGTTCGGTCTTGGTGTATTCATCGATCACCTGGGCCAGCGGCAATACGAACAGGCGCGACGGGTATTTGCCGACCAGCCCGTCCCAACTCGATAGCTGCACATCGCCGACGAACGCGCGGTACGACAGCACCAGGTGTTGGTCCAGATCCAGTCGGCAGTCCGGGCCACGTGGGCGACCCGGTGCACAGATCACCAGCCGGAGCATGCTGTGGCCCCAGCGGCTCACCCAGTTCTGGTTGGCTTCGGCCAGCAGGTAATCAATGGCATAGACCCGCTCTGGATCAACCTTGCCCAGTGGCGTCTTGGCGAAGTCATTGCCGGCGTTGAGGAACGCGAACGATTTGGCGCAGGTGTCCTTGGCGGCGGGTGCCCAGCCGAAGTGTTCCTGGTAATAGCGATACAGGGCGGGGCGTCGGCAGGCGTAGCTCGGGTCGAGGAGAAAGTACTCCATGTTGACCGCGACGAACTCCTTGGGGCTGCTCGTTTCGTAGAGATCCGGGCTGCGGGCGACTTGGCGGTTGTGCTGTTCCCGCTCACCGCGCCGGCCGACATATTGTGGCCAGCCAGCGAGGTCCAGCAAGCGCGGATCATCGCTAAGGGTGAAGCGGCGGTCGTTCTCGCCCCGGCATTCATCGGGAAGGCCGATCAACCCGGCGCTGCTGTTACGTCGAGTACAACGCTGGATCAACGTACGCTCGGCATCTGGCCATAGACGCGAGCGGTCATAAATGTGGGTCAGTTCGTGCACGACGGTGGCGAGCATTTCCCGTCGTACGGTGCCGTGGGGTCGATGGGTCTTTTGCGTTGCGGCGCTGCCATCGACAAGGCTGTCGAGCAGGTTGCTATTGAGGTCCAGTTGCGACACCAGCGAGGCCTGGCCGTAGGCGTTGGCCGGCATCTGGTCGGTCCAGCCGACATCGATGCGTCGATCCAGTCGCTCAATGAAGCGCGGCGGCAGAGCCTGCATGGCTTCATCGAGCAGCGCCTGGCTGGCCTGCTGTTGCGCCGGGTTCAGTCCTTCGACGTTGAGGTGCAGTTGCAGGCCGGCCTGGGCCATGCTGCCCGTGAGCAGCAAGACCCCGGCCGCCAGCCAGGCGGCGAACCGCCTCACAATGCGAGGATGGCTTCGGCGAGAACCTGGTCACTGGCGTCGCGTGCTTCCGGCACGCGGGCGCGCAAGGTGTCGAAGGCGGCCTCGAGATGAGCGCCACGAATTTCACCATTGCTGGCGACAAAACTGGCCGCATCGTCGTGGGCTTCGCGGACGATTTTCGAATCACGGATGGAGGTGGTGGTGTCGGAAGTGAAATCAATCGTGCGCTGGGAAGCGCGAACGATGATG
The sequence above is drawn from the Pseudomonas sp. St316 genome and encodes:
- a CDS encoding DUF2388 domain-containing protein, yielding MRSPLIAAALSLLVLADVAQAHTLVATSNIIVRASQRTIDFTSDTTTSIRDSKIVREAHDDAASFVASNGEIRGAHLEAAFDTLRARVPEARDASDQVLAEAILAL
- a CDS encoding DUF1161 domain-containing protein, whose product is MKKLMVALGLLSLAGGAFAAGKPCEELKSEIAAKLDGKGVSGYSLEIVDKGAASDGKVVGTCEGGTKEIVYKK
- a CDS encoding DUF4105 domain-containing protein; the encoded protein is MRRFAAWLAAGVLLLTGSMAQAGLQLHLNVEGLNPAQQQASQALLDEAMQALPPRFIERLDRRIDVGWTDQMPANAYGQASLVSQLDLNSNLLDSLVDGSAATQKTHRPHGTVRREMLATVVHELTHIYDRSRLWPDAERTLIQRCTRRNSSAGLIGLPDECRGENDRRFTLSDDPRLLDLAGWPQYVGRRGEREQHNRQVARSPDLYETSSPKEFVAVNMEYFLLDPSYACRRPALYRYYQEHFGWAPAAKDTCAKSFAFLNAGNDFAKTPLGKVDPERVYAIDYLLAEANQNWVSRWGHSMLRLVICAPGRPRGPDCRLDLDQHLVLSYRAFVGDVQLSSWDGLVGKYPSRLFVLPLAQVIDEYTKTELRSLASVPLNLSRTEIEETVEHAAEMHWSYDGNYYFLSNNCAVESLKLLRSGSNNAQLNGLDSIMPNGLLEVLKGRGLADTSVLDDPKEALRLGYRFDSFRERYQAMFDVLKKYLPIKQQTVEDWLALDADERHAWFEQADLRTSAALLLLEQASYRRQLLLAQDEVKQRYLGARELQNGGMERANATLQQILANSGFLSRPAELLGSSGYGLPQPSEWQRLESESSLRQKQLQTLTGDLDKEVRALLEPSRAAEIAASEANVKAIGEHLRKLHKAGGGLELP
- the trpB gene encoding tryptophan synthase subunit beta — translated: MTQSTTPFNLRSGPDANGLFGAFGGRYVAETLMPLILDLAREYEVAKEDPAFLKELAYFQRDYVGRPSPLYFAERLTEYCGGAKIYLKREELNHTGAHKINNCIGQILLARRMGKKRIIAETGAGMHGVATATVAARFGLDCVIYMGTTDIERQQANVFRMKLLGAEVIPVVAGTGTLKDAMNEALRDWVTNVDSTFYLIGTVAGPHPYPAMVRDFQAVIGKETRDQLQAQEGRLPDSLVACIGGGSNAMGLFHPFLDDKSVEIIGVEAAGYGIETGKHAASLNGGVPGVLHGNRTFLLQDDDGQIIDAHSISAGLDYPGIGPEHAWLHDIGRVQYTSVTDAEALEAFHKCCRLEGIIPALESAHALAEVFKRAPNLPKDHLMVVNLSGRGDKDMQTVMHHMEQSQQEKH
- a CDS encoding DUF883 family protein, which codes for MASNSLRKASLQSMEAEIESLLKSLESLKDDASDESRKTLKSLKANAENALKHSRHLLSDAYEEVKVKTRETGIATRDYAQEHPWTTAGVAVGALGLLAAYLLCKRGD
- a CDS encoding dodecin codes for the protein MSDHHTYKKVELVGSSPTSIEDAINNALAEASKSLKHLEWFEVTETRGHIENGRAAHFQVTLKVGFRIVNS
- a CDS encoding LysR family transcriptional regulator, encoding MSHDLPPLNALRAFEATARLNSVSQAAEQLHVTHGAVSRQLKVLEEHLGISLFIKDGRGLKLTDAGMRLRDASTDAFERLRSVCAELTQSTADAPFVLGCSGSLLARWFIPRLGRLNADLPDLRLHLSAGEGDLDPRRPGLDALLVFAEPPWPADMQVYELVSERIGPVMSPHYAGFARLQAASASALLDESLLHTTSRPQAWPTWAQQNDLDPRALKFGQGFEHLYYLLEAAVAGLGVAIAPEPLVAEDVRAGRLVAPWGFDETAARLALWLPKRAADGRARQLAQWLRHELSQPTQSPRLHSK
- a CDS encoding LLM class flavin-dependent oxidoreductase, with the translated sequence MKQLSEVKFSTLDLVPVRADGNAAQSLRNSLDLAQHVEKYGYTRFWVAEHHNMDGIASSATAVLLGYLAGGTSTIRVGSGGVMLPNHAPLIIAEQFGTLESLYPGRIDLGLGRAPGSDQMTARALRRERSGSADDFPEDVAELMRYLGPRTPDQRIIAMPGTGTNVPVWLLGSSLFSAQLAGERGLPYAFASHFAPRYMHEAIRIYRNHFKPSAVLDKPYVMLGVPLVAADTDEQADYLATSVYQRILALMRGQSLVQRPPVETMNGLWLPHEKEAVGDFLGLAMVGSPQKIRAKLQVLIEQTQADELIFTSDLYEHADRLHSYELLAQVMKG
- the trpA gene encoding tryptophan synthase subunit alpha, which codes for MSRLQTRFAELKEQNRAALVTFVTAGDPDYDTSLAILKGLPAAGADVIELGMPFTDPMADGPAIQLANIRALGAQQNLAKTLQMVREFREDNSETPLVLMGYFNPIHRYGVQRFIGEALESGVDGLIVVDMPPEHNSELCEPAQTAGLDFIRLTTPTTDDVRLPTVLNGSSGFVYYVSVAGVTGAGAATLEHVEEAVARLRRHTDLPISIGFGIRTPEQAAAIARLADGVVVGSALIDHIANADTSEQAIDGVLSLCAALADGVRKARVS